One segment of Acidobacteriota bacterium DNA contains the following:
- a CDS encoding AAA family ATPase, with the protein MSQATSPQSPSGAPPEPSSEARATAPLTPAEIARALGRRVIGQEEAVREMAVALAKHLAGVHTGNILLIGSSGTGKTTLMRSVEAFLAEDPRRAARSTVVRFHAKVLAEATEGGQAGEVVLRQLLERAREQLGPEASTEALLERVSGGIVFVDEVDKIRSHVGNELHAAGIRAQEALLTLIENESVPFHLPSWACGDETAGGREVRVDSSGILFVAGGAFEGLYDSVYDRVTIGRDKGALQAVTVVEDGKLREELQFHLRDWLTYDDLFDYGMSPQFLSRFDAVVLLQDLGVEELMQIFLDGSDSSLEHAQHYFASQGLELAISPAAVRRIAQEAAARPRLGARALKEAFRRVIRDYEFDPAKVAARGTVLMIDEPEVQRTLARADED; encoded by the coding sequence ATGAGCCAAGCTACCAGTCCCCAGTCTCCGTCCGGCGCCCCGCCGGAGCCCTCGTCTGAAGCCCGGGCCACGGCCCCCCTCACCCCGGCGGAGATCGCTCGCGCCCTGGGCCGCCGCGTCATCGGTCAGGAGGAGGCGGTGCGGGAGATGGCGGTGGCCCTGGCCAAGCATCTGGCGGGAGTCCATACCGGCAACATCCTGCTCATCGGCTCTTCGGGTACCGGCAAGACCACCCTGATGCGGTCGGTGGAGGCCTTTCTGGCGGAAGACCCGCGCCGGGCCGCCCGCTCGACGGTGGTGCGCTTTCACGCCAAGGTGCTGGCGGAGGCCACCGAGGGTGGTCAGGCCGGTGAGGTGGTCCTACGCCAGCTGCTGGAGCGGGCTCGGGAGCAGCTGGGGCCGGAGGCATCGACGGAAGCGCTGCTGGAGCGGGTCTCCGGCGGCATCGTCTTCGTCGACGAGGTGGACAAGATCCGCTCCCACGTGGGGAATGAGCTGCACGCGGCGGGGATTCGAGCCCAGGAGGCGTTGCTGACCCTGATCGAGAACGAGTCGGTGCCCTTCCATCTGCCCTCGTGGGCCTGTGGAGACGAGACGGCCGGTGGCCGCGAGGTACGGGTGGACTCCAGCGGCATCCTCTTTGTCGCCGGGGGAGCCTTCGAAGGACTCTACGATTCGGTCTACGACCGGGTCACCATCGGCCGCGACAAGGGGGCGCTCCAGGCGGTGACGGTGGTGGAGGACGGCAAGCTGCGGGAGGAGCTGCAATTCCATCTGCGGGACTGGCTGACCTACGACGACCTCTTCGACTACGGCATGAGCCCGCAGTTTCTCTCGCGCTTCGACGCCGTGGTCCTGCTCCAGGACCTGGGGGTGGAGGAGTTGATGCAGATCTTCCTCGATGGTTCCGACTCGAGCCTGGAACACGCCCAGCACTATTTCGCCAGCCAGGGTTTGGAGCTGGCCATCTCGCCGGCGGCGGTGCGGCGCATCGCCCAGGAAGCGGCGGCGCGGCCGCGGCTGGGCGCCCGGGCTCTGAAAGAAGCGTTCCGGCGGGTGATCCGGGACTATGAATTCGATCCCGCCAAGGTGGCGGCCCGCGGCACCGTGTTGATGATCGACGAGCCGGAGGTGCAACGAACCCTGGCGCGGGCGGACGAGGACTAG